In one window of Camelina sativa cultivar DH55 chromosome 15, Cs, whole genome shotgun sequence DNA:
- the LOC104747944 gene encoding pathogenesis-related protein 1-like codes for MNKMSFFGYIFIVLALFSDLTQAYRHTPAEPPRASENGDVKPQETLVVHNNARAMVGVGPMVWNETLAIYAQSYADERARDCAMKHSSGPFGENLAASWGTMSGPVATEYWMTEKENYDYDSNTCGGDGVCGHYTQIVWRDSVRLGCGSVRCKNDEYIWVICSYDPPGNYIGQRPY; via the exons atgaataaaatgtcgttttttggttatattttcaTCGTACTCGCACTATTCTCCGATTTAACCCAAGCCTATCGTCACACTCCGGCTGAACCGCCAAGAGCTAGCGAAAACGGTGATGTCAAACCGCAAGAAACGCTCGTCGTTCACAATAATGCCCGAGCCATGGTTGGAGTCGGACCAATGGTGTGGAAC GAAACTCTTGCGATATATGCACAGAGCTACGCAGATGAACGGGCCAGAGACTGTGCCATGAAGCATTCCTCGGGACCATTCGGCGAGAATCTAGCTGCGAGTTGGGGAACAATGAGCGGTCCGGTCGCTACTGAGTATTGGATGACGGAGAAGGAAAACTACGATTATGACAGCAACACGTGTGGTGGTGATGGAGTGTGTGGACATTACACTCAGATCGTGTGGCGTGACTCGGTTCGACTAGGTTGTGGATCGGTGAGATGTAAGAATGATGAGTACATTTGGGTGATTTGTAGCTATGATCCTCCGGGGAACTACATCGGCCAACGTCCCTATTAA